Sequence from the Aquimarina sp. Aq107 genome:
CATGAAATTGCAGAGCGAATTATAGAGATGACATCGAATGCTATTTTTGTGGCTCATAATGTAAATTTTGATTACAATGTGATCAAAGGGGAATTTAAAAATTTAGGATATTCTTTTGTCCGTAAGAAATTGTGTACGGTTCGTTTGTCTAGAAAGTTAATTCCTGGTATGTTTTCTTATAGTTTAGGAAAATTGTGTTCCTCACTTAATATTCCTTTAGAAGGTCGACATAGAGCAGAAGGCGATACGGATGCTACAGTTATATTGTTTCAGCGTATTCTTAGTCTTGATCCAGAATTTAAAATTATCAATAAGTTTTTAAATGTACGATCTAAAGAAGCAACATTACCTCCTCATCTTAAAGCAGAAAATATAGATGTATTACCAGAAGAAACAGGGATCTATTTGTTTAAGGATCAAAAAGGGAAAGTTATATATGCAGGTAAAGCGAAGAATATTAAACAGCGTGTGATTAGTCATTTTTATGATAAAAAAAATAAAGAATACGCTTTAGGTCAGGAAACGTATGCGATAGATTATGAAGTTACTGGTAATGAATTAGTAGCTCTATTATTAGAATCAGAAAAAATTCAAAAGCACTACCCAAAATTTAATAGAGCTCAAAAAAAACCGGTAGCTCCATATTGTATTATGTTTTATACGAATAGAAAAGGTGTTGTTCAATTAGCAATAGATAGATCACAAACATTTGATCACTCTGTTGAGATTTTTTATAGTAGGGCAGAAGCAATAGAGAAGTTAGAACAGCTTTGCGAAATGTTTCAATTATGTCCTAGGTATTGCACTCTGCAGAGTACTACAGATAACTGTTCTCATTATAAAATTAAGAATTGCAAAGGTATTTGTATTGGGAATGAATCTGTTGCATTATATAATATGAGAGTGCAAAAAGCATTATCTTCTCTTAGGAGAGATCAAAAAAGTTATTTTATAAAAGAAAAAGGGAGAACTTTTAATGAACAAAGTTTTGTAATGATACAAGATGGGATTTATAAGGGGTTTGGATATCTTCAAGAAGATGAACAAATCATTTCTATAGAAGATTTTGATAATTTCTTGAATCTTCAGAAGCATACATATCATACCACTAAAATAATTAAAAGTTATCTCCGTAAAAATGGAGATAGAAATATTGTCCCTATATAATATCTCTAGAAACTATAACAAAACAATAATACCAATCGAGTAAGTAATTTAGTATTTTAACGACCGTATGGTTTTAACTAATTATTTATTTTCTATGAAAAATATTCTTACCTCAGTAATCATATTTTTAACAGTTTCACTATA
This genomic interval carries:
- a CDS encoding exonuclease domain-containing protein — encoded protein: MSEKLYAIIDVETTGKGINGNRITEICIVLLKGDIIMDKFTSLVNPECHIPPFITGLTGIDNDMVRNAPRFHEIAERIIEMTSNAIFVAHNVNFDYNVIKGEFKNLGYSFVRKKLCTVRLSRKLIPGMFSYSLGKLCSSLNIPLEGRHRAEGDTDATVILFQRILSLDPEFKIINKFLNVRSKEATLPPHLKAENIDVLPEETGIYLFKDQKGKVIYAGKAKNIKQRVISHFYDKKNKEYALGQETYAIDYEVTGNELVALLLESEKIQKHYPKFNRAQKKPVAPYCIMFYTNRKGVVQLAIDRSQTFDHSVEIFYSRAEAIEKLEQLCEMFQLCPRYCTLQSTTDNCSHYKIKNCKGICIGNESVALYNMRVQKALSSLRRDQKSYFIKEKGRTFNEQSFVMIQDGIYKGFGYLQEDEQIISIEDFDNFLNLQKHTYHTTKIIKSYLRKNGDRNIVPI